ATGTTAACTTTCCTGGCATTGTAATAATTGCCATCAGCGGCCATCCCAGCACGCTCTATTGCTATCAGGTGATCAAATCTGTTTAGAGACGagtgaaaaaaacagaggagaggAGTCAAAGCTGTGCTTCTCACATAAAAAGTTCTTCTGTTGGCTGCTTCTTTTGTTGTGCTTGGTTCTACTTTTTGACCATTTGGGATTCAAGGTAAAACTTGGATactgttttgttatttctgaaTGTAGTTCTCTACAGCTTATTTTCAAAGGTTAGTCTAGTTTCTTCACAGCTTTAGTTTGCCACCAAGAAATGGAGAAGTTCTTGAAATCCTTCTAACCAGCGATCCTTAGGGTCAGCCATCTGGCCTTGCTCTGTTTCACGTTAAAATACATATCTTGTAAGACTTAAGTCTCTGTAAGTGCTTTCAAAGAGAACAAACAGGTGGCAAATTAATGATCACTTAAATCCTTGTTAGTGTAAATATAGTCTCTATTTAAACTACATTGCTTGGCAAATGTTCATTTGTTTCTAGTTAAggagttttttggtttggttcttTAGATTTGGGGGATTTTGCTTTAAGTCTATGGCTGTTTTGCTAGTTGTGATAGTAGACAGATGTACTGGAGATGTCCTACATTTTAAGCAGAATTTTAGTACTCAATTCTGCCACTGCATGTTAAAATTAAGTtatttcacttctgtttctccAATTTTACTGTCAAGAGGTTACTAATTCTGCTGAATTACTAAATGTTTTTGTGGGTGGGTATCTATGGTGACTCCAGAGACCTTAAGCAGGTTAGCTGTCCACTTTAAAGAAACACTTACTTCAGCTTTTTGGAACTGTGGGACCAATTGAAATAGAAACTGGCTGTAATTATATTATGCATGgctataaaacatttttaaagcaatacataaaaaaggaagacagtATCATGCATACTATTACAGCATACAATTATAGCATACACTAACCTGTGGAAAGAAATGGGAATTGAATAAGTTGATGAAGCAAATACCAGGGTGAAAGATCTTTTTATTAAAGAGAACAAACTGAAGGCAACTACATTAAAACACTTTACAAGGAAAGATCAATAAAAATGAGCAATGTGTGCCTATTAAAGGAAATGTAAGTTGCCTGCTAAGTAATGAAATGTGTGTACAGCTACTTAGCAAATTCTCCAGTGCATTAACCCTAATCACACACTTtgtaaaaatctgaatttttgcCCGGCATTGTATACTCCACAATGCAAACAGTTCAAATCAATATTGAGAAGTGCATGCATACATCTGTAATTTTGGCTTTGGCTGCCTAAAGATAATAGGATGATCACTTTCACACTATTACAAACACAGGATGTTTTATTAAATCAGATCAGATTCCCCAGTTGTTAGACTTGAGCCAAAGCTCTAGGAAGTGAACGCACTCCACAACTCTCTTCCTAGCTCTTTCAGTAACTCTGACATAACACTTCCCCTTTCTGATGTTCTCACTGATTTAAAAACTGGTAAAATAATATATCGTGTGTTTGTGTACATATATCTATGGAATAACAGGtgaaaagcttttagaaatttttcaaaagaaaagagctATTGCTATATCaagtattgtttctttttttttgtactccAGAAGTGCATAATTGCAGAATAACATGGAATTCTGTACTCTATGTGTGCTCCAATACCAATGTTTGGCTTCAAAGTTTTGTTCTGTTCATTCAAGTCTTAAGGATTTACTTGTAACCATTATGCCTTCTTAGATCATggtcattatttttattataacttTACACAGTAGAGGTGTGACCCATTCTCAAAAACTGAATACACATACCTAGGTCTTCCAGGATTCCCATTCTCGCACAAAAACATTAAAGCTGAATCAGCACTTTCCTTTTGATAACTCAATAGAGGGACAGGTCTCTTCAGGATTcctacaggaaaacaaaatacagttcAGATAATATGTACCACCTTCTTTTGATGTGTGATgagcaactttaaaaaaaaaaaaaaagaaagcagaacagaTGGAATAGTAAGGACTTAATGTATTTACAGTTTCTGATAAGCTCCCTGCATCCTTACTTTAAATTAAACTCGTTTGGATGTTAGAGCTAGTAAATGAGACCTTGAGATAGAAAACAGGTCTACAAGAATAAGAACAGACATCCAGAATCCATCACAAACAGCTAATCCAGAATCACTACCCAGCTATATAAGCATTAACTTGATGCCAGCTAGGTTTAACAAATGTCATCATAGCAACGCTGATCAGAGCTTAGAGGATGAACTCTGGTTcattctttggggaaaaaaaaaaaaatcctgtactAAAGTGACAGTGAGATTAACTGAAGCAAACCTTGGCTCAAATTGGCAAGataaagactgagaaaataTGTGTCTTACCTAGTTGAACAGCTTCTTCAATAATCTTTTTGTTCAGATTCATGGCTCTCTGATCTGTTACTATGGCAACCTCTTTCTCCAAGGCCTGCAATATAGCTGCAATAGCAAGGGCTCCCGGGGGCCCATCATTCTCTTCTGGTGGCTCGTAAGTGAAGTGCGTGGGAAATCCAGTTGTTATCAGCACTGACCGAGCATGGGAGATGGACAGGCAAGCCTTCAGCAGCTCGTCCTGGCGGTGTAGATGTATTATACCCCGGTCTCCTGcagaagtgtttttaaagagaGCAGTACacttcaatatatttttctccttttgaagtTTCTGTGTGGGTGAACCTGCATACTTTAATGACATaaaatgggttaaaaaaaaaagagaaataaaaacctcTTGTCAAGGCAGGAATTGGGGTAATTTCCTCAGGAAACCTGGGAAGGTGTAGGATATGAGTAATGAAGATAATGGGCTGTGCTTCCAGGTTAAGAATTTCAGTTAACTGGATTTTGAAAACTACTATACCTAGCATTTCTAAGTATTAGTgtaaacagctttttctttttctgagagCTTATTGCAtattgtttcctttcctttggccctctgctttcctctgatcTGTGGTGACAGTCATATTAGACCATGTCTAGCTACTGAAGCTAGATTGCAACTCAATCATCCCAGATCTTACAGAAGTTTTGATGCAGACTTCAGATGAGTAAGCTAGTCTTTTGTCTCTATTTAACTCTATCCCCTTAGGGAAGAGCTAATTCCCAAATAAATTCCACTTAATGAAATGATTAACCACAGAAGTGAGGTTTCAAAGACATTATAAGTTACCAGGGGACTTTTATAAACTCAACTAATACAGTGGTATCCAGGTGACTGCTAAAAGATCTTGTAACACTTCATATAGTAGAGAGCCATGTTATCTGACCTTGAGAAATAGGTGAATATTAATAGATGTCTCTTCTCATGGGTCAGGCTCTGAAGAGGCACCACTGTGTTATCTGTATATGTCCTGCCTTGTTCAAACACTTCCTatcccctctcccttccctggcaCTCAGAAACACAAGTTCACAGTGCAGTCCTTTTGATTTGCTAGCACTCCTGAAAAACACGAATACCAGCATGATGTGCCGGTAAGTGAGGTAAGTCCTCACTCTTGTTTTCTAGCCTCCTCACATCTTCatctttctcaccttcccccccaccctgtactttcctctttttgtcCTCAATTTCCCCTTAgccatttcttcctctgttcctCCTACGTAACATACAGGCAACATACAGATAGTGGACACAGAAAAGTTCTGAACAAAACTTAAGTAACAGAAGGACAGAATATTAGTCTCTGAGAAGTGGGGTATATTAAGTAGGATCAAGTACTGTACTCTCCTTCAGCAATAAAATGAGCTAACTCTTAAGTTAGGTCCTGTATTCCTGCAGAGCGTGGCACTGTGCCAAGCTGAACTCCAGAGAGTGGGAAAAGGAGAGGCCTTGtgagtaaaaataaacagaccCAAACATATTGTGCACACAGCCCAAACCCGGACCTTGGGAGAGCTGGGCTTAAGCTGTTTTCCACTACTGCCTAGGGAGGATTTCAGAAAACTTATGGGAAACTGAGATCAGAATTTATATTAGACAGAGGGGACTAATTCGGTGTGTATTCTAGAAATGGTTGTACTATTCAGTTcgcctttttccctttcatcttCCTTGTGCACACATGCAGCCCTACTTCTCAACCTTCTGTGGTGATCAGGTCACTTTGGTCCATCACACAACACCTCAGTGATGAGTATGTCAGCAGAGCTTGATGTAATTCCACCCATCAGAGAGGGATGTTTGAAAAGCACACGCAGCTACTAGAATTTTCTAGTAGGAGCACAGTAGTCATGAATATGTGAAGAAATGTGCTATATACTCAACAGTGAATACCCATGTAGCTGTTACCAGCATGCTGAGATGCCCTATACTTTACATACCAGTTTCATTCAGTAACAGTTCTTATTCCCTGTGGACTCTCCAGTCTGCTGTAAACATTGATGCCTCTGTGTACTTTGAGAGTATACAGTCATCAAGATCAGATATTCCATTACCCATAAGGTTGAATGGTTTTGGCCAGACTCTGATATTAAGTACAGTAACAGAAAATGTAAGACCTAGTTATATCAACTCACTGTATTCcacaaaaattttttaaaatcttaatatTGCCTTTAGAGTCTTACTGTGTTCTTGAACTTTATCTAAAAAAGCAGGATAGGTCATATCTACCTCGTTACAAATCCACTAAAGgaagagagggttttttttgtttttacctgGATCTATTCCAATTAGGGTTTCTACAGTCTTTATCTTTTGGGCTGCTTCTGCTGACACAATACTGTAATGCAGAGGATCTTGAGAAATGCAGTGGACTTGTGGGACTTCTCTTGAGGATCTGACTGTGACATTGTCATTCTTTAGGTCAGTAATGAACATGCAGCCAGGAGAATGAGTAGAAGCTAATGGAGCTCCTAAAATGGGTGAAAAACTTCAGTTAAACACGTTATTTCAATATATTGAAGTATCAGAATgttaaaatagcaaaaagctATTTAATTTAACACACAGAGTCCTTGCCTGATGACACTTATATCATAAAAACAGGTGATATTTTAAGTTACACTGCAGCAATTAATACACTTTGAGAAAGAATTGTATGCATATACATCTGAAAATCTTTTAACTTTTAAGAAGCTGGGTAGTTGAGATAATGTTTTTCTACAACTTAGGAACTGAACACTGGTATCCTCGAAGGAAGTCTGTCAGGAATTGGCAAATCTGAAAATTGGGTTTGACATGCATGAAGAAACTAGTGCATTGACATAAGAACAAGTTAATGCTTAAGTTTTTGGTGATACTGTTTCTataagaataaattaattttctaggTTCTAGAGTGCTGCTGGAAGCTATAGTGTCTCTCTTGTACCTTTGAATAGTTTTGCCATATCACTATTACAAGGATATGTCAACTATTGCCTCCCGGCTAGGAAAAGTCCTTTACTGGATTAAGAAAATGAGGAATAGCGTCTCTGCGCAGTGTCTTGCTGACCTAGCTAGGAGACCTGTAAACTGGCAAGTAATGACAACAGGTGACCAGTAAGCCTTAGCAAAGGGAATCTGAGTAGCATCTAAAACCCTGGTGAACAATAAGCTTATTTAGACCTGACAGCATAGTAGCTCCCTTTATACTAATTTCAGAGGTCTTGACCTATTTATACTTGATTTGGTAAAATTGGTAGGTTGTTGGATAAATCACAACTGGTACAAGCAAAATCTTACTTTGTTATGGtggtgaaaaggaaggagaTATTTCATTAACAAGTACATATGTGCTTGATCTGTGCTAGATCTGTTGGGTGTCTATGGCTagttaatttaaaagcagctggGGAACATGGTTTAATATACCTCACCAAACCATGTGAGTAGACAATGTTTTTTGTGAGAAGCTAGCAGATTCATCTAAAGTATGGGTACTGGTGGTATGGCAGAATCTTAACTACCTAGATGAGAAAGGAGTACAGAAAGATATAAACTGCCAAAAAATTCCTGGAATGTATTAATGGCAACtggttttaataaagaaaacggagaaataaacaaaagtaaGAGCCAGTTCCAGGCAAAGGCAGGATAGAGAGCTGCTTTGGGCAACAGATTGTAGAGAGGttggcaatttttttctctcctttccctgtaACAAGGATGCATGAGAAATATGAATAAAACTGCTGGAGAAGACAGGAAAGAGCAGGATTTTCAGTTTGGATTTGGGACCAGAGAAAAGGGGTTGTatgtaagaaaggaaaagaagtctCTGCTCCTAGTGCTGAACATATTTACAGCAGGTGCTGAGAGCAGTTTAGATAAACATCTGTAAGGAACCACAAGAATGTAGCAGATCCTGCAAGAGAGAAGGACAAAGCAGATGACCTCCCAAGGCTTTCCCAGTTATACTGCCTATGATTattaagtttctttttcagtaagaaCTAAAATCTCATATGAGATTTCATTTCACACTAGTTATTTAAAGCAGTATGTAATACTGTCACTATGGTTTAGTTGCATTTTCTTGCCCTTCGTCCTCATGACTGTTACAAATGACTGGATAAAGTGCAGGACACCTCTGTGAGGAGGACAAAGCTTCATTTATGTAAAGTGTGTTCATTTTAGAACAGAACCTAAAAGCTCAAAATTCTTTTGCAGGTCAATCAATTTGCTAGCTCTTAACATTTTGGAAAGATTTCTGGCtgttaggttttttcttttttccctttattatTGTTTTACTGCAGTgtaatacaaaataatattttaaaaggaagacgtttaaaaaagaatgcttttaacttctaatttttaataatgcttaaaaaagatgttttgatgCTGCCAGAGCTTTAGgtttctgcctttaaaataatcaaacaaaAGTGATGCAATTTCAGTAAGAACTTCCTTGCAAGTAGACCTTTAATTCACTGTGGAAAATAGTCCTGCCaaaggttttttgttgtttggttggggtGTTTTTTAGTGCACCCTAAAATCAAGCCTGCTAATCAGCCAACTCATTCAgtccacatttaaaaaaacatgaaagagagagagggggggggaaaaagagattGAAGGGTAGTTTAAAAAGAGTCTCCAAGTATAGTACATACTGCAGTTGATGACTGCTTCTACTCCTGTTACTCCACAGGCCCAAAACACTGGAATATCACCAGGGTGAAGGCGAACTGGATCTCCATAATCTGGTTTGGAAAGATCTTGTATTCCCAGCAGATCTGGAATCGATCAAAAATTGAATCATAAGAGATTCCAATTAAGCAGTACTACTACCAAGCAGGGGGTAGAGTGGACCCCAAACATCATTCAATAACACTAAGCTAGAATTGCAACAGTGGCAAGTCCCACTGAAATGGCGTATTTAGTTTGCCTTTGAGTGCATGTCCCCAGAACCTAAGCTgacttgtttttcctctttgtacTTGATGACAtcagtaaaaatgtatttagtttatttctgcaagaaaacatgAGCTAGACATGTATGCTGACTTCCCGAGATATTATAAATCTTCTCCCCAACAGACAAATTGTATTCATAACACtggcaaacaagaaaaaatgacTGCAATGCAAAATGTGCTCTTTCCAGAACATGTTTTCTACTGCTTTAGCTTCCTACGTCCTTTAGCTAGAGAAATGAGCAACCACTCTTTTACCTCTCTGGGCTAGATAACTACATCTCACTCTTACCCAGCTTTCACTAAATTGTCTTTTGCTTTATTCTAACACCTACTTGTAATATTCTGGGTCATTCTAAGCACTTGCTCTTGTCCCTTagttttaaattcttcagaCACTTTAATACAACACTGTCTTTTCTGGAATTGATATAATCTGTatatataataattttctgttaaaaataaataaatagtggAGACCCTCAGTTGTCCGATCATCTTGTTGCACTACTCAAAGTAATGACTTACTACTAGTTCCTCAGATTTAAGCACTCGGACCAAATATATTACTGGGGTGTACTGTAACCATTAACATCTCCTTCCATGCTCTGCAATGTGATCCTTCCGCGTATGCAGCCCATGAGCCTACTGATTGACAAATTTCTGTCAGCAGAGgggaattttttctttattgtgaTCTATCTTCATCTTacaggtgtttggttttgtttttttccaaacagcatcctgttctatcttttttttttttttcagttttcccttGCAAAGAATAGGCCTATACTTGCTTGagctggatttttaaaaaaaaatatattcttgtcatatttctatttattttgtcttaagTGTTGTGCTCAATGTATcctatttcagtatttttaaaaataatgcagtattTACTTTCACAGTCATCCGCTAAGACACAAAATGCATCCACACATACTTCTCCCCATGCTGTCAATCATTGCTACCCTGTCACTGGAATCTCTGACAGCAAGAAAGTATTCACATATACATCAAACTGcatacattttagaaaaatgtgaTTACACTTTTTACCAAAACCACCCCTGCCATATAACTTAATTTATCTACATCAGACAGCTATCTTTTATCCAAGAAATTGCTGTGTTTGGCTCATTCAAAACctacttttttgtttctttttgttttgtttttttaatacaggttTGTGACCATTAGAAAGGATTAAAACATAATAAATTTACTGGTGCATATATTTCAGTCCTACCACTTCCCATGGTTCCCCCCTTCATTTTTATACACAGTAAAGTGCATGCAGACTGAAACATGAAAACCACTGACCAGGGTCACCCATGTGAATTGGTGCTCCATGGGCTTCTTTTAATTCAGATGTTGCTAGCACAGCTGCTTCCAACTTGCTTTCAGGAATAGGTCTCATTGTGACTACTAAGTTGCAGCAAAAAGTAGAAACGGTGTAGCAAGGCACAGCTGTCTGGCAGTTTAAAAGAATCGAAGGTGTTAGCAGGAATATTGAACAATACTTCTAAATTATTAGAAGAAGTAAGTCTAAAACTTTGTGCTGTAATTGAGTTTAGAAAGGCTGCATActaacattcattttaaatctttttttaaaaaaaaaatttcttagcatcccataactttttttttgtaagatcCAGCAGTGCAGGAGTGAAGCATTCTATCCTTGAGCTTCATATCAATCACTAAAATTTTCAACATTGCACATTTCTTGCTTTGGTACATGCAGTATACAATGTGGTGAGCTCAGGACATTCTGAATACTGTCAGAAAACAACTGTGTGCTCCCTatacagaaagggaaaaagctaataaaaagtATACTACAGTGACAAATCTACTTGGTCTGAATCTATTCTCTGTATCTGAATTCAGAGGAGCTACAGTGTTCTGTAACATACAAGGCTCAGGAACTCCTGCTGCTTGGCAGGACTCATTTCTACAGAAGCAGCATGCCAATTCCACACATACAAATTCTTTTATGCATCTAGAAAGGTTCTGTGGAATTCCTCATCCTCACTGACTAGGATGCTGAAGCACCTTTTCtattcagaaataaagcagtttAGCTTTTTAGAACAACATGTCTGATAACTAAGTTGCATTTGAATGTAAACAAGGTATGTAGACAGCTAGAGTGTACAGAAAATGTTCATGAGCAATCTTTATAATAAAAATCATTATACCTGTCACTGAAGAAACACATTGTACAGTTCTTCACAGTATTGATGTGCTATAAACCATGAAATTTTCCTAATTCTGAAATGTTATAAGTAGACAgatagctgtatttttttttccttttaagcttGGTAGAAGGACTCGTGTATGACATACATTTGCGCCTTCATTTTGACTAGGAGTATAGCAAGAAGATTGTGAAATGGTAACACTGAAAACAACAATAACCTTTGTCTAGTAGAATAGCATACAAACTATATGAAAAAGGCATGCAAATGTGTACTTAAGTGTTCTTAATATTAAAGGGTCTACCTATTGGAGCCAGAATTATTCTAGGACTTCTGCCAATGTTAAAATATGCACTATAAACTTTCTAAGCACAGTTATAATTTTCAGTGCTATGGTAGATGCCTCAAGTTTTTGGGAACATATTCTGTCCCAGAGGTCTGGGTTCACAGCAAATATGCAGTTTAAAGGCTCTACTGTCCCacaaaaaatcaaaaatgtGGCTGTCATACGTGCAGAAGAAATTGCTACTGTCATGACTCATAAAACGAATATTCCTACTGCAAGCTGGAGCTGGTATGGAGAGCAGGACATGTATAAAGGCATGGTCAGAACAGTGCATGGGTCATCGGTTGAAACGGAGAAGGCAAACCAGAAGAGAATCCAAATGAAATGGCTGCCACAGCGCACAGGGAAAAACTTTGTCAccataaatgaataaaaaagcaGATTGGCCTTGCAGGAAGCTGAGAAAAGCACTGAACTGAGGATGGGCATATTCTACCCTGTATTTATATGCTCTCAGCACTAGCATATGCCTAAAGTTACTATGCAGGTAGGAAAAAAGAGCTGATTTTGAGCATTAGGTATATGCACATAATGTGAATATGGACAAATACTCAAAGGTGAAGTTACGACAAAgactatgtgtgtgtgtacatgtactTACCTTATACATGCTTACATTACATTTTTGCTCAACATTCCGTATGGGAATGCCAGCATTTTGGattgctttttcaaaagagaaGCTGCAGCCTAAATAAAAAGTCACCATGTCCTTAAGTTGTTCAGAATACTCCTTTAGGCTTTTCAGTGATCCAGTACAAGCTCCATGCTCATATATTCTGTACTGTAGGCAGTCAGTTCTAGTGAAATAAGAAGTTATCACACCTTTATcgtatttttttgaaaacaaagtgaaTTGTTTGAATTGACATTAACCCAGTATCAAACCACTAGATACAGCCTACTTTATtcacctcttttctttctgagtagcaatgaaacaaacacatgcaaaaaccccagaacaCCTTATTCTGCACAACAACAATCCAATAAACAGAACATGTTAAAGTTCGGTATTTTTTAGGTTTTATCCCTTATACGTATCTTTTCTCAGGACTTCAAAAATTAGGGAGCTTTTTTAAGTCTTGCTTTTAGTGTTTACTATAGGAGTACATCTTTCAAATTTTAGAGACCCTACAAATATGATGCGGTCACCATGCCTGCGTGACtactaaataaaacaaaggtaAAACCCTATTATTTAACTCTTCTTGCTCAGACTGCAAAGTATTAGAAATTGCACAAAAATTCACTTTTGCATTAGAGAAATACTTGTAATGCTGACAATTATTGTAACATGTTTCTCAAGAACAAGACAATCAGGCTGTTCTACTCATGCATAGTTTTCATTCAAAGGTATAACTCCAAGAGAAGAAACTTGTTCAAAATGTACAACAGTGTGAGCAGGCTGTTCACTGAAACCCTCCTAATCACCACCAGCATTCACTGCAGAACTTTGAGAAGCAGAGTTGGTCCGTAGTTACCTGATATCAGAACCACTACTCAGAGGAGGACATTTCCAATCACCTGGTTTACTTCTGTACAGCAGCGGCAGGGGTCCATCATTTGCACGACAAAACTTCTCAAAGTCATCAGCCAGGGACTTGTGCAAAATCATGACATTGGCCTGTTTATAGCCTGAAATTGTGGAAGGTAGGAATGACTGGTTATTAattcagctttttgtttgtgaaaCAGTAACTTTTCTGCATAGATTTCTTTAGATGGTCTATAAAAAATTATCTCAAGGAAATTTTTGATTCAGAAGTCTGTAACTAAAAaactttttgaaatgtttttaaaatcgTAGATAGATGTACTCTGTATGTGAAGTTGTTCACAGCTAAAATAGTTGGCAGACATGGGTAGTActagaaaataaagacagcataattactttaataaaacacttctatgactttaaatataaacataattTATTACCTAACCTGGGAAATTAGTATTCTATAGGAAAATACtttactttgcaaatgttaGCACAGAGCCAAAGAAAGGCTATTGCATACCACCCTTTcgacatttttttcccattcaatACCAAGCTATAAATCATGGCCAGTCCAACAGCAAACTCCTGTATCTTGATGTTATGTAGGCCATTCTTTGGAGTTTGTTGGCTATAGAATTTTACTGTGGGCTGCAATTTAACAAATATAATTACAGCTCAGGAATAAACTCTTGACTGTTGCACTGAATCTCAGTCAGTTCTACTATTTCTGATTTAAAAGCCTAAAATGAACAGAACTGTTACACTTTGCTCTCTTGGAATCAACTTTGATTTAAAAGGTTGTTGACTACTACCATGTGATAGCTTCTAAAGATGTTAACATTCTTGCAATAAGTATCAATGAAGAAAGCTCACATTCATTTATTTagcaaaagtttattttctaaacagtAGTAGTTaatacaaatgtaattttaattttcctgcatGTAAATATCAGCTGTTCAAATACAGAGGGGAAATTTGGAGTACAACTAGTCTGTGGTGTATAAAACTGCCAATTAACAGTCCCTAACTTCTGTATTGATACTGTCTTGGAAGGTTATTACTGTGTCTGATATCAGGCAGGTGAGTAAGAGGCTGCATAGAAGCTCTCACTTTCTTAAATACTGCAGTACTCTGTCATCCAAGAGCCAATAATTTAGCTGAAATCAATGATCTGCCTTAAAAGGCTGTAGAAAATCAGCCCTGACCTCTTGACCAAAGCtaacaaagaaaccaaaagatAAAATTCTATTCCTGATGGAAAAATGCGAAGCAAAGGCTGAGGTAAGCATGTATTTGCATACTGAATGTGCTCACAAACTGCCCTCTTGGGAGTACTCAGCACAAAAACTCATTTTATTAGTAGCAAAATTTACTAAATACAGAAACAGTTTCTTGCTAAATATAGAAATACgtttttgttaaataaacatACTAAATTTACCACTGAATAAAATACTACATTCAGTTACCCCTCAACTTCATTCCCTGCTGTCCATGTGAAATCCACAGGCACTTTCTACTTTGCTGATGATATTCACAAATTCTTAAAATTATGGTTTTAGTCAGTGCATTCAATTCAGACaacactgaatttaaaatactagTCACAGCTGACAGACTGAATCTGTAGGTAACTTGGAGGTATTCTGTAATCTGAGGAAGCTTTGTTATAACTCTTTGACAACTTTATTGCTCCTCCTGATAACTATTCTTACTTTCTTTGTAgatgaaa
The Gavia stellata isolate bGavSte3 chromosome 7, bGavSte3.hap2, whole genome shotgun sequence genome window above contains:
- the DGLUCY gene encoding D-glutamate cyclase, mitochondrial produces the protein MILTGGLKSLLPHVLRRIIRCNRLSISNTSGMAEGYKQANVMILHKSLADDFEKFCRANDGPLPLLYRSKPGDWKCPPLSSGSDIRTDCLQYRIYEHGACTGSLKSLKEYSEQLKDMVTFYLGCSFSFEKAIQNAGIPIRNVEQKCNVSMYKTAVPCYTVSTFCCNLVVTMRPIPESKLEAAVLATSELKEAHGAPIHMGDPDLLGIQDLSKPDYGDPVRLHPGDIPVFWACGVTGVEAVINCRAPLASTHSPGCMFITDLKNDNVTVRSSREVPQVHCISQDPLHYSIVSAEAAQKIKTVETLIGIDPGDRGIIHLHRQDELLKACLSISHARSVLITTGFPTHFTYEPPEENDGPPGALAIAAILQALEKEVAIVTDQRAMNLNKKIIEEAVQLGILKRPVPLLSYQKESADSALMFLCENGNPGRPRFDHLIAIERAGMAADGNYYNARKVNIKHLVDPIDELFLAAQTIPGVTTTGVGDGGNELGMGKVKDAVKKYIKNGDVIACDVEADFTIVAGVSNWGGYAIACALYILSTCEMHDRYLRKAVGFPQLSKKMVWQSALPSVTKEEKLLKTLVRHGVRSGKTASLEMEVDGLPFYNTHSLMIEKLLREAQQ